A single Prevotella sp. E15-22 DNA region contains:
- a CDS encoding DUF4294 domain-containing protein: protein MKRIALFLLSLALTSLSAVAQNDLGDPTFVPTVKVSKTLVDGDSIQYMEMSNVYVYPELTFKSKRQQQAYIRLVKNVKKVLPIAKQVRQIIIETAEFTETLPPKERDAHLKKVEQAIVKEYKPQMKKLTFSQGKLLIKLVDRECHSTAYEAMQAFIGPIRSGMWQAFAWMFGASLKKGYEPEGTDRLTERVVLMVEAGQL from the coding sequence ATGAAACGTATAGCGCTTTTCCTGTTGTCGCTTGCCCTGACATCCCTGTCGGCTGTGGCCCAGAACGACCTGGGCGACCCCACGTTTGTGCCCACGGTGAAGGTGAGTAAGACACTGGTTGACGGCGATTCTATTCAGTATATGGAGATGTCGAACGTCTACGTGTATCCAGAGTTGACCTTCAAGAGCAAGCGACAACAGCAAGCCTATATTCGATTGGTGAAGAACGTGAAGAAGGTACTGCCCATAGCCAAGCAGGTGCGCCAGATTATCATCGAGACGGCCGAGTTTACTGAGACACTGCCTCCCAAGGAGCGCGACGCCCACCTGAAAAAGGTGGAGCAGGCCATCGTCAAGGAGTATAAGCCACAGATGAAGAAACTGACGTTCTCGCAGGGCAAACTGCTCATCAAACTTGTTGACCGTGAGTGTCACTCCACTGCCTACGAAGCCATGCAGGCCTTCATCGGTCCCATCCGTTCAGGCATGTGGCAGGCCTTTGCCTGGATGTTTGGTGCTTCGCTGAAGAAAGGCTATGAGCCAGAAGGCACTGACCGACTCACTGAACGTGTGGTTCTGATGGTCGAGGCCGGACAACTGTAA
- a CDS encoding glycoside hydrolase family 3 protein yields the protein MRKVILTACMAAVSMVATTTQAQPKLTATNIDQVMKAMTLEEKAKLLVGGSNNFFGDQAAVGGEADLVAGAAGTSAAIPRLGIPATVLTDGPAGVRIDPTRRGTTHTFYATGFPIGSCLASTWNTELVRKVGEAVGNETKEYRCDVILGPGMNLHRNPLCGRNFEYYSEDPLLTGKIGAAYINGVQSQGAGVSAKHFAVNSQETNRTSVDEQLSQRAARELYLRGFEIAVRESQPWTIMSSYNMINGQYSMGNRDLLTSILRNDWGYKGIVMTDWIGIRKGLETITEVQAGNDLMEPGQPAQVKEIIDGVNSGRLSMKDVDRNVRRMLEYIVKTPSFKHYPATNEPDLQAHAAITRQTACEGIVLLKNAPCTTNNVQAPCLPWKDGQVKTVALFGENSYNLLSGGTGSGCVHTPYVVDLVEGLKNAGISTSKTLTDIYRKYNDFARLKFQAERHPANWFQQEQFGQQKYPEISFSSIAINKEVRAADAAIVTIGRQAGEGADRDINTEFNLIDTERQLLTEVCKAFHAAHKPVIVIINSGSVIETASWRDLPDAIICAWQPGEEGGNSLADILTGKVNPSGRLTMTWPIAATDHPSTEGYADKVAMKHHEDIYVGYRYFDTFNKEVAYPFGYGLSYTTFEFSKPKVKVSGKNVTVSVTVKNTGSVAGKEVAQVYVTAPKGRIEKPAQELKTFAKTRELQPGESQTLTMQIPVRMLASFDEAGSQWLTDAGQYTFKIGASSRDIRCTTTAKVGRYTEKTTNALAPNVKLNLLKQ from the coding sequence ATGAGAAAAGTGATCCTTACGGCCTGCATGGCCGCAGTAAGCATGGTGGCGACAACCACTCAGGCACAGCCCAAACTGACAGCGACGAACATCGACCAGGTGATGAAGGCCATGACCCTTGAGGAGAAGGCCAAGCTCTTGGTTGGCGGTTCCAACAACTTCTTTGGCGACCAGGCTGCCGTAGGTGGCGAGGCCGACCTCGTGGCTGGTGCTGCAGGCACCTCTGCTGCCATTCCCCGTCTGGGCATTCCTGCCACCGTACTGACCGACGGTCCTGCCGGCGTGCGCATCGACCCCACCCGTAGGGGCACCACTCATACGTTTTATGCCACAGGTTTCCCCATTGGCTCGTGTCTGGCATCCACATGGAACACAGAGCTGGTACGCAAGGTGGGCGAGGCCGTGGGCAACGAGACCAAGGAATATCGCTGCGACGTGATCCTGGGTCCTGGCATGAACCTGCATCGCAATCCCCTCTGTGGCCGTAACTTCGAGTACTACTCAGAAGACCCGCTGCTCACAGGTAAGATTGGCGCTGCCTATATCAACGGCGTGCAGAGTCAGGGTGCTGGCGTGTCGGCCAAGCACTTCGCTGTCAACTCGCAGGAGACCAACCGCACCAGCGTTGACGAGCAACTCAGTCAGCGTGCTGCTCGCGAGCTCTATCTGCGTGGCTTCGAGATTGCCGTTCGCGAGAGTCAGCCCTGGACCATCATGTCGAGCTATAACATGATCAACGGCCAGTACTCTATGGGCAACCGCGACCTGCTCACCAGCATCCTGCGCAACGACTGGGGCTATAAGGGCATCGTGATGACCGACTGGATTGGCATCCGCAAGGGACTCGAGACCATCACTGAGGTGCAGGCAGGCAACGACCTGATGGAACCAGGACAGCCAGCACAGGTGAAGGAGATTATCGATGGTGTGAATAGTGGCCGACTGTCTATGAAGGATGTCGACCGTAACGTGCGCCGCATGCTGGAGTATATTGTCAAGACACCCAGTTTCAAGCACTATCCTGCCACCAATGAGCCTGACCTTCAGGCACATGCTGCCATCACACGCCAGACGGCTTGCGAGGGTATTGTGCTGCTGAAGAATGCACCTTGTACAACGAACAATGTACAGGCACCTTGTCTGCCGTGGAAAGACGGACAGGTCAAGACCGTCGCCCTCTTTGGCGAGAACTCCTATAACCTGCTCTCTGGCGGCACAGGCTCTGGCTGTGTGCACACCCCCTATGTCGTCGACCTGGTGGAGGGTCTGAAGAATGCTGGCATCAGCACATCGAAGACCCTGACTGACATCTATCGCAAATACAACGACTTTGCCCGCCTGAAGTTCCAGGCCGAGCGTCATCCAGCCAACTGGTTCCAGCAGGAGCAGTTTGGTCAGCAGAAATATCCTGAGATTAGCTTCTCGTCAATCGCTATTAATAAGGAGGTACGCGCAGCCGATGCTGCCATCGTCACCATTGGTCGCCAGGCTGGCGAGGGTGCCGACCGTGACATCAATACTGAGTTCAACCTCATCGACACTGAGCGCCAGTTGCTCACAGAGGTATGCAAGGCCTTCCATGCTGCCCACAAGCCCGTCATCGTGATTATCAACAGTGGTAGCGTGATCGAGACAGCCTCATGGCGCGACCTGCCCGATGCCATCATCTGTGCCTGGCAGCCTGGCGAGGAGGGTGGCAACTCGCTGGCCGACATCCTCACTGGTAAGGTGAACCCCTCTGGCCGCCTCACGATGACCTGGCCCATAGCCGCCACCGACCACCCCTCGACAGAGGGCTATGCCGACAAGGTGGCCATGAAGCACCACGAGGACATCTATGTGGGTTATCGCTATTTCGACACCTTTAACAAAGAGGTGGCCTACCCCTTCGGCTATGGACTGAGCTACACCACCTTCGAGTTCTCGAAACCCAAGGTGAAGGTGAGTGGCAAGAACGTCACTGTGAGCGTCACTGTGAAGAACACAGGCAGCGTGGCTGGCAAGGAAGTGGCACAGGTCTATGTCACTGCGCCTAAGGGCCGCATCGAAAAACCAGCTCAGGAGTTGAAGACCTTCGCCAAGACGCGCGAACTGCAGCCTGGCGAGAGTCAGACGCTCACCATGCAGATTCCTGTCCGCATGCTGGCATCGTTCGACGAGGCTGGCAGTCAGTGGCTCACAGATGCTGGTCAGTACACCTTTAAGATTGGTGCCTCAAGTCGCGACATCCGTTGCACCACCACAGCCAAGGTGGGCCGCTATACGGAGAAGACCACCAACGCGCTGGCACCCAACGTCAAACTGAACCTGTTGAAACAATAA
- a CDS encoding lipopolysaccharide assembly protein LapB — protein MKKNLTTYIYVFLAVILTSCTDHATLDRLDYIKEIGNENPEEALVMLDSVEVDIKRASAYAKNKFDLLRVRLNDKVDHKPTSDLMIRQLVDYFEKEGNVRDKQEVYYYAGSIYRDLQDTPRALENFFKSLSYANDCNDCDAYMLCCTYSNLSHLFYTVQDYRNDLKMAKKELEICKKGIGSLVIPYMHMGIAYLALDSMPQAKEALDMAYQEIISKEDISSNQASLIHLLNDYSTLGDTAKAKVCYELIEDRPLEHFKAFPCNAFARYFEAAGKVDSAIIYCQRVLDDGQDIDNMYDAAKSLFRLYDRMGDKEKTNHFARSYMALSDSMDFGTRQELAATVTNAYKYHLDQNREQQLKDERNKTFNTLIAVSMLSALAFLIAITVYIRRKNRYLKRIIALSADLRKLSDEEKRLHEEIRQKEEQNKVFIKLLHMSKLEDKAEDVVSFVKESASGKQPMKASDWKKLYQAVDNLYPTFHDKLIHESDAFNEQQMQFCYLVKIGLSSTQIQNLMNLSRATVWRWKQKYEWIQTA, from the coding sequence ATGAAGAAGAACCTTACTACATATATCTATGTGTTTTTGGCTGTAATCCTGACCTCGTGTACTGACCATGCAACCCTTGACAGGTTGGATTATATCAAGGAAATAGGTAACGAGAACCCAGAGGAAGCACTCGTGATGCTCGACTCCGTCGAGGTGGACATCAAGCGGGCATCGGCCTATGCCAAAAACAAGTTTGACCTGCTGCGCGTCAGACTCAATGATAAAGTTGATCACAAGCCTACGTCAGACTTGATGATCAGGCAACTCGTTGACTATTTCGAGAAGGAGGGCAACGTGCGCGACAAGCAGGAGGTGTACTATTACGCTGGCAGCATCTATCGCGACCTGCAGGACACACCAAGGGCCCTCGAGAACTTCTTCAAGTCGCTGAGCTATGCCAACGACTGCAACGACTGCGACGCCTATATGCTCTGCTGCACCTATTCCAATCTGAGTCATCTGTTCTATACAGTACAGGACTATCGGAACGACTTGAAGATGGCCAAGAAGGAACTGGAGATCTGTAAGAAAGGCATCGGCAGTCTGGTCATCCCCTATATGCACATGGGCATAGCCTATCTGGCCTTGGACAGTATGCCCCAGGCCAAGGAGGCGCTCGACATGGCCTATCAGGAGATCATCTCGAAAGAAGACATCTCCAGCAATCAGGCGTCACTCATCCACCTGCTGAACGACTACTCTACTTTGGGTGATACTGCCAAAGCCAAGGTGTGCTACGAACTGATTGAAGACCGTCCCCTCGAACACTTCAAGGCTTTCCCTTGCAATGCCTTTGCTCGATACTTTGAAGCTGCAGGCAAGGTGGACTCGGCCATCATCTATTGTCAGCGTGTGCTGGACGATGGGCAGGACATAGACAACATGTACGATGCGGCCAAATCACTGTTCCGACTCTATGACAGGATGGGCGACAAGGAGAAGACCAATCACTTTGCCAGGAGCTATATGGCACTGAGCGACTCGATGGACTTTGGCACGCGACAGGAGTTGGCCGCCACAGTGACCAACGCATATAAGTATCACCTGGACCAGAACAGGGAGCAGCAACTGAAAGACGAAAGGAACAAGACCTTCAACACGCTGATTGCCGTCTCGATGCTTTCGGCCCTCGCCTTCCTCATTGCCATCACCGTTTACATCCGTAGGAAGAACAGATACCTGAAGCGAATCATCGCCCTCTCGGCCGACCTGCGAAAGCTCTCTGACGAGGAGAAGCGACTGCACGAGGAGATCCGTCAGAAGGAAGAGCAGAACAAGGTATTCATCAAACTGCTCCACATGTCGAAGTTGGAGGACAAGGCCGAGGATGTGGTGTCGTTCGTCAAGGAGTCGGCCTCGGGCAAGCAGCCCATGAAGGCATCCGACTGGAAGAAGCTCTACCAGGCTGTGGACAACCTCTACCCCACCTTCCACGACAAACTCATACACGAGTCGGACGCATTCAACGAACAGCAGATGCAGTTCTGCTACCTCGTCAAGATAGGCCTCTCCAGCACGCAGATCCAGAACCTGATGAACCTCTCGCGCGCCACCGTCTGGCGATGGAAGCAGAAATACGAATGGATTCAAACGGCATAG